The Numida meleagris isolate 19003 breed g44 Domestic line chromosome 12, NumMel1.0, whole genome shotgun sequence genome includes a window with the following:
- the NKX2-5 gene encoding homeobox protein Nkx-2.5 isoform X1 yields MFPSPVTTTPFSVKDILNLEQQQQSGLAPMELSSPSCMLATFKQETYGSEPPALPELPEPPPAKPPAAFPGPFYVKSYGEMDAAKDSKADKKELCSLHKSLEQEKRELEDPERPRQRKRRKPRVLFSQAQVYELERRFKQQKYLSAPERDHLANVLKLTSTQVKIWFQNRRYKCKRQRQDQTLEMVGIPPPRRIAVPVLVRDGKPCLGESSPYSSPYNVSINPYSYNAYPAYPNYNSPACNANYNCSYPAVQPVQPSAAGNNFMNFSVGDLNSVQPPIPQGNAGISTLHGIRAW; encoded by the exons ATGTTTCCTAGCCCTGTGACGACGACTCCCTTCTCGGTCAAGGATATTTTGaacctggagcagcagcagcagagcggCCTGGCCCCCATGGAGCTCTCTTCGCCCTCCTGCATGCTGGCCACCTTCAAGCAGGAGACGTACGGTTCCGAGCCTCCCGCCCTGCCCGAGCTGCCCGAGCCGCCCCCGGCCAAGCCGCCCGCCGCCTTCCCCGGCCCCTTCTACGTGAAGAGCTACGGGGAGATGGACGCGGCCAAGGACTCCAAGGCGGACAAGAAAG agctgtgttccCTGCACAAGAGCCTGGAGCAAGAGAAGAGAGAGCTGGAGGATCCCGAGCGGCCCagacagaggaagaggaggaaaccCCGTGTTCTCTTTTCTCAAGCCCAAGTCTACGAACTGGAGAGAAGGttcaagcagcagaaataccTCTCGGCCCCCGAGAGAGACCATCTGGCGAATGTCCTAAAGCTCACCTCTACTCAAGTGAAAATTTGGTTCCAGAATAGAAGGTACAAATGCAAAAGGCAGAGACAGGACCAGACCCTGGAGATGGTGGGGATCCCGCCCCCCCGGCGGATAGCGGTGCCGGTGCTGGTGCGGGACGGGAAGCCCTGCCTGGGGGAGTCTTCTCCCTACAGCTCGCCCTACAATGTCAGCATTAACCCCTATAGCTACAACGCCTACCCCGCGTACCCAAACTACAACAGCCCCGCCTGCAACGCCAACTACAACTGCAGCTACCCGGCCGTGCAGCCCGTGCAGCCCTCGGCGGCCGGCAACAACTTCATGAACTTCAGCGTGGGGGACTTGAATTCGGTGCAGCCGCCCATCCCGCAGGGGAACGCGGGCATCTCCACGTTGCACGGGATCCGAGCGTGGTAG
- the NKX2-5 gene encoding homeobox protein Nkx-2.5 isoform X2: MFPSPVTTTPFSVKDILNLEQQQQSGLAPMELSSPSCMLATFKQETYGSEPPALPELPEPPPAKPPAAFPGPFYVKSYGEMDAAKDSKADKKELCSLHKSLEQEKRELEDPERPRQRKRRKPRVLFSQAQVYELERRFKQQKYLSAPERDHLANVLKLTSTQVKIWFQNRSYNAYPAYPNYNSPACNANYNCSYPAVQPVQPSAAGNNFMNFSVGDLNSVQPPIPQGNAGISTLHGIRAW; encoded by the exons ATGTTTCCTAGCCCTGTGACGACGACTCCCTTCTCGGTCAAGGATATTTTGaacctggagcagcagcagcagagcggCCTGGCCCCCATGGAGCTCTCTTCGCCCTCCTGCATGCTGGCCACCTTCAAGCAGGAGACGTACGGTTCCGAGCCTCCCGCCCTGCCCGAGCTGCCCGAGCCGCCCCCGGCCAAGCCGCCCGCCGCCTTCCCCGGCCCCTTCTACGTGAAGAGCTACGGGGAGATGGACGCGGCCAAGGACTCCAAGGCGGACAAGAAAG agctgtgttccCTGCACAAGAGCCTGGAGCAAGAGAAGAGAGAGCTGGAGGATCCCGAGCGGCCCagacagaggaagaggaggaaaccCCGTGTTCTCTTTTCTCAAGCCCAAGTCTACGAACTGGAGAGAAGGttcaagcagcagaaataccTCTCGGCCCCCGAGAGAGACCATCTGGCGAATGTCCTAAAGCTCACCTCTACTCAAGTGAAAATTTGGTTCCAGAATAGAAG CTACAACGCCTACCCCGCGTACCCAAACTACAACAGCCCCGCCTGCAACGCCAACTACAACTGCAGCTACCCGGCCGTGCAGCCCGTGCAGCCCTCGGCGGCCGGCAACAACTTCATGAACTTCAGCGTGGGGGACTTGAATTCGGTGCAGCCGCCCATCCCGCAGGGGAACGCGGGCATCTCCACGTTGCACGGGATCCGAGCGTGGTAG